The stretch of DNA GGCCAATGCCGGTGCCGGTACTTTCGGCGTTGAAGCCATCGCCGTCGTCGGCCACGGTCACCGAGACGATGCGGTCGTTGCTGCGCGCCAGGATCCACACGGTGCCGCCGCCGGGCTTGGGCTCCAGGCCGTGCTTGATCGCGTTCTCCACCAGCGTCTGCAGCATCATCGGCGGCAGCGGCGTGGTGCGCAGGTCCTCGGGCACGTCGATCTGCAGCGCCAGGCGCGGGCCCATGCGCAGTTTCAGGATCTCGAGGTAGGCGCGCGAACGCTCCAGCTCCACGCCCAGCGTCGACAGCGCGTCATCGGTGCGCGGCAGCGAATGGCGCAGGTACTGGATCAGGTGTCCGAGCATCTCGTCGGCGCGGGCAGGATCGGTGCGGGTGAGGTATTGCGCGCTTGCCAGCGTGTTGTAGAGGAAGTGCGGCTCGACCTGCGCGTGCAGCAGGCTTAGCTTGGCCACGGTCAGCTCCTTCTCGGTCACCGTCTGGGCGGCGGCGGCTTTTTCACCGCGACGACGCTCGGCAATCCGGCGCGCCACGGCGCGGGTGATCGCTTCGGCATTCTCGAGGTTGGTGCCGTCGTCGACGCGGAACCAGTCGCTCCAGGCGCCGCTCTCGGGTTCGCAGATCAGCGTCACGCTGCCGGTGCCGTCGGCCGGCGTCACGGTCGCCTGGATCTGGTTGCGCGGAATGCCGAACAGCGCCAGTGGATTGACGTAGCGCGAGGGCGAGTGGCCATAGGGTTCCAGGCGCTTGACCTTGGCCCGGATCTGCAGGCTGTCGCGGGCGCTTTCGATTTCTTCCGTGCGCGGCAGTTCGCGGATGGCCGCATCGAGCAGGTCGAAGGCTTCACCGGCCTCGAACGGGATCTCGATCTGCCGGCGCTGGCGGTTGCCGAGCGTACCCGCGTCGACCTGGCCGGCGATCAGGCGAACCCGCCGCAGGTGCGAGACCGCGCCGATGACGACAAAGCCAATCGTGACAAAGAACAGGAACGTCAGCGGCCAGCCATCGAAATACCCCAGCGGCGTGGCGTCGATCAGGATCGCCAGCACCAGGAATGCCACGAACCAGGCGGCGATCAGTCGAACGATGAAGTAGAGGCTGGTGGTCATGCGGCGTCGGCAAGGTCGCGTCGGGATTCTGTGCGGCCGAGCATAGCCGCGGCACGCGGCGACCGGGGCGCGGTTGCGACGGAAGCGGCGTGGCGGCGACGAAATCGCCTTTCCGCCTCCCGAATCCGGACGGCCGCAGGGGCGGGCGCCTACATGCGCAGCCAGCGCATCGTCACGATCCCCAGCACCGTCATCGCCAGCGACCCCAGCAGGTGCAGCGCGATGGTCACCAGCGCCCAGCCATAGGATTCGCGCTGCAGCAGTTGCACGGTTTCGGCAGAAAACGTCGAGAAGGTGGTCAGCCCGCCGAGCAGCCCGGTGATCACGAACAGCCGCCATTCCGGCGCCACGCCCTGGCTGGCGCCGAACCACGCCACTGCCAGGCCAATCAGGTAACCGCCGCCGAGGTTGGCCGCGAGCGTGCCCATCGGAACACTGGCGTGCAACGAGTTGAGCCAGACCGACAGCCCCCAGCGCGCCCATGAACCGAGCGTTGCGCCTACCGCGATGGCCAGCAATGAGTTGAGCATCGGGACAATCCGCCGTGTCTGTGCGGCAAGGCTAACCCAGCCTGGAGCCTCGGGACGAGCGGTCAACGGCGGAATGGCTGGTCTGATCGGCGTCAATACGGCACTCGCGAGGCGAGGACTAAACTCGGCTTTCCCCCACTGTGCACCTTCACCATGAGCGATCGCATCCGCCACCCCGGCCTGCGTGACCGGCGCATGTCCGCCGCGCAGGCCGCCGCCCTGATCCGGCCCGGCATGACCGTGGCGATGAGCGGCTTCACCGGCGCCGGCTATCCCAAGGCCGTGCCGCAGGCACTGGCCGCGCAGATCGAACAGGCACACGACGCCGGCGAAGCGTTCCGCATCAAGGTGCTGACCGGTGCGTCGACGGCGCCCGAACTCGACGGCGTGCTCGCACGCGCGCAGGGCATCGAACTGCGCCTGCCCTACCAGTCCGATCCGGCGCTGCGCGATCGCATCAATGCCGGCGAGCTGGACTACATCGACCTGCACCTCAGTCATGTCGCGCAGTACACCTGGTTCGGCTTCTACGGTGCGGTCGATGTCGCCGTGATCGAGGTCACCGCCATCACCGAAGACGGCCGGCTGGTGCCGTCGTCGTCGGTCGGCAACAACAAGACCTGGCTGGACCAGGCCGACAAGGTGATCCTCGAGGTCAACCGCTGGCAGCCGGAAGCGCTGGAGGGAATGCACGACGTCTACTACGGCACCGCACTGCCGCCCAACCGCAAGCCGATTCCGTTGCTGCATCCCGACGACCGCATCGGTGAGGCCTACCTTCGCTGCGATCCGGACAAGATCATCGCGATCGTCGATACCGACGCGCCCGACCGCAATTCGCCGTTCACTCCGCCCGACGCCGATTCGAAGCAGATCGCCGCGCACCTGCTGGACTTCTATGCCCACGAGGTCCGCCGCGGTCGGCTGACGCCGCAGCTTCTGCCGCTGCAGTCCGGCGTCGGCAACATCGCCAACGCGGTGCTGACGGGCCTGGCCCAGGCCGGTTACCGCGACCTCACCGCGTTCACCGAAGTGATCCAGGACGGCATGCTGGAGCTGCTCAAGAGCGGCGTGGTGCGCATGGCGTCGGCGACGTCGTTCTCGCTGAGCCCGGCCGGCATCGACGAGTTCCTCGCCCATCTCGACCACTACCGACAGCGCATCGTGCTGCGCACGCAGGAGATCTCCAATCATCCCGAGCTGGTGCGGCGCCTTGGCTGCATCGCCATGAACGGCATGATCGAGGCCGACCTCTACGGCAACATCAACTCCACCCACGTCGCCGGCACGCGGATCATGAACGGCATCGGCGGCAGCGGCGACTTCGCCCGCAACGCCTACCTGTCGGTGTTCATGTCACCGAGCACGGCCAAGGGCGGACGCATTTCGTCGATCGTGCCGATGGCGAGCCACGTCGACCACACCGAGCACGACGTGATGGTGGTGGTCACCGAACAGGGCCTGGCGGACCTGCGCGGTCTGGCGCCAAAGCAGCGGGCGCAGCGTGTGATCGATGCCTGCGCGCATCCGCAGTACCGGCCGATGCTGCAGGACTACTTCGACCGCGCCAGCCGCGAAAGCTACGGCAAGCACACGCCGCATCTGCTGACCGAGGCGCTGTCGTGGCATCAGCGCTTCATCGAGACCGGTGACATGCGACTTTCATAGCCGCACCGTCACTTCAGCGGATTCGCCGCCCGCAGGTAAGCCGCCAATCCACGCTCCTTGCTCTCCACGAACGTCTCGCCCGTAGGCGAATAGTCGACGATCCGGTCCGGCCGGAAGTTGCGGAAGTCCTCGCGTAGCCGGCACCACGCGCCCAGCGTCCAGCTGCCTCCCCAGAACGCCAGGCACAACGGTTCGATCTCGCGCTCGCTGGCACGGGCATCGTTGTCGCGATAGCGCATGCGCAGCACCTGCGCGCTGGTGACGGCCGCATGCAGGTCGTCGATCAGCCCGCTGTTCTCCAGTCGATCGACTTCCGGCGCGAAGATGCGCGTGCGTTCACTGCGCTCGCGCAACTCCGGCGGCAGTACCGCCTCGATCTTCAGCAACGCCGCAGCGGCTTCGCGGCCCAGACGCACACCGCCGAAGGCACGGACGAATCGCGTGCCGACCACCAGCGCTTCGAGCTCGTCGGCGGTGAACATCAGCGGCGGGATGTCGGAGCCCTTGCGCAGCATGTAACCGACGCCGGCTTCGCCTTCGATCGGCACACCGGATCGCTGCAGGTCGGCAACGTCGCGGTAGACCGTGCGCAGCGACACGGCCAGGGTCTCGGCCAGTCGTTGTGCGGTGAGGGCAGAGCGGCGTCCACGCAGGGCATGGATCAGCAGGAAGAGACGGTCGGCGCGGCGCATGCGGCATGATCGCCTGCCGCCGCGTCCGGCTCAATGTGCCGCTCGGTGCGAGTTAGCGATATCACCGGCGGATTTGCTACAGCATGTCTCATATGCGCAACTCCGACCGCGGCGTCGGCGCCAGCCGCAGTCGTTGCGGCGGTTGCCTGAGTCCATCGAGCAACGCCTGCGCCACCGCGGTGTTCCACAAACCATCGGCCAGCAATGCCGACTCGTAGCGGTGATGGGCATCGACATCGGCGAAGCGCGCGAACCAGACCAGCACCGGTTCGCCTTCGCGCACCGGCAGGCGCGGGAATGTGTTCGGCGCCGCTTCGGTGATGTAGATACCGATGATCTCCGCCCCCGCGGCGCGAAGACGCGGCGCCATGTTCTGTTCGAACCTCGCGAGGAAGCCGGCGTCGGCCGCCGCATCGAGATGGCAGATGCCCGCTTCGACCAGGCCCTTCGACGTGGCCGCCTTTGCATCGGCGGAGCGCTCTGCACTATGCGGCAGCGCCGAGTCCGGCCGTGCCGGTCGCAACAGCAGCACGTCGTCGCTGTCGATCATGGTTGCGTTGGCCGCCTCGCGATGGCGCCCCCACGTCGGCCCGGAATAGAAGCCGTTCAGTGCCTCGGCGCGCACCTGCATGTCGGCGAATCCACGCATCCAGACAAATCGGTCGTCCTGGTCGAGGTCGCGGAACTGCCCGATCACATGCATGCCAACCGCCTCCTGCGGCTCGATGAATTCGCGTTCGAACAGCTCGACCAGTTCATCGCGTCGACCCGGTCGCAGCGTGTACTGGCGCAGTTCGATCACGCCGTCGTCGTGCAACAGATGCCCTTGCTCGTCGGTACGGCGGAACCACATGTGCCAGTTGGTTTCCCAGCTTTCGCCCTGGTCCGGCGAGAACGCCTGCTGCCAGTGCGCGGTGTTGGCGCTGACCTGGTTCCAGATGAAACGCACCTGCACCGGCCTGCCCGCGTGCTCGGCCAGGCCGAGGAAGGTGCCGGTGCCATGGTCGAAGTGACCGACCATCGGCGGCTCGAGACGGCCATCGTGATTGCCGGCCCAGTAGATGCTCCACTGCCGCGATTCGGGGCTGAACAGGCGCAGGGTCATGCCGATGAAGCGCTCCGCGGAACCGGGACGCTGCCAGTCACTGACGAAGTCGTCGACATTGCCGATCCCGCCGAGCATCGGCTGGCACCACTGGCTGGCGCCGAAGATCTCCCAGTCACCGGGTCCGGGATTGCCCGAGCTCTCCAGTCGGCGCTTCAGGCGCTCGTTGCGGATCTGCCACTGGCCGTGGAGGAAATCGAAGTCGTGGCGGCCGTCGCCGGCGGCGCCCGCGGTCGCAGCGGGTGTCGCGGTCCGGGACGGACGGGCCACCGCGCGCAGCGGCAGCAGCACCATCGCTTGGGCGCTGGCGGCCAGCTGCAGCAGCAGGCGACGGTAGCGGTCGACCGCCCTGGCGCCGGGAGCGCCGTGACGGTTGGCGGTACTGGGGGCCGTCCTGCTGGCCATTTCGTTGTTTCTCATTGCGGCGCTCCAGCCGTGGGTGCCCATCGCACCAGTGCAGCTTGCGACCGGGCTGCTGCCAGCCTCCTGTCAGCAGGCGCGAAGGCGAAACAGGCTCGCCGACATGCCACCGCGACTGCCGCATCGGCGACAATGGCGCCCCCGTTGCCGCTGCCCGCCGTGCCCATGTCGAACTCAATGCCGCAATCCATCTCCCTGACCCGCTACCTGATCGAGGAGCAGCGCGCCGGCCGCATCAATGCCGATGCCCGCCTGCTGATCGAAGTGGTCGCCCGTGCCTGCAAGACCATTTCCATCGCGGTCGGCAAGGGCGCGCTCGGCGGTGTCCTTGGCGATGCCGGCACCGCTGGCGAGGCCAGCATGAATATTCAGGGCGAGGCGCAGAAGAAGCTCGACGTGCTGTCGAACGAGATCCTGCTGGAAGCCAACGCCTGGGGCGGCCACCTCGCCGGCCTGGCGTCGGAAGAGATGGACACCTCGCAGCCTATTCCCGACGTCTACCCGCGCGGCAACTACCTGCTGCTGTTCGATCCCCTCGATGGCAGTTCCAACATCGACGTGAACATCTCCGTCGGCACGATCTTCTCGGTGCTGCGCTGCCCCGAGGGCGTCACCCAGGCGCAGGACGAGCATTTCCTGCAGCCGGGCACCGCCCAGGTTGC from Lysobacter arenosi encodes:
- a CDS encoding histidine kinase, with translation MTTSLYFIVRLIAAWFVAFLVLAILIDATPLGYFDGWPLTFLFFVTIGFVVIGAVSHLRRVRLIAGQVDAGTLGNRQRRQIEIPFEAGEAFDLLDAAIRELPRTEEIESARDSLQIRAKVKRLEPYGHSPSRYVNPLALFGIPRNQIQATVTPADGTGSVTLICEPESGAWSDWFRVDDGTNLENAEAITRAVARRIAERRRGEKAAAAQTVTEKELTVAKLSLLHAQVEPHFLYNTLASAQYLTRTDPARADEMLGHLIQYLRHSLPRTDDALSTLGVELERSRAYLEILKLRMGPRLALQIDVPEDLRTTPLPPMMLQTLVENAIKHGLEPKPGGGTVWILARSNDRIVSVTVADDGDGFNAESTGTGIGLKNVRERLRLVYGNAATLAIVANFPNGVAATITVPVVAPGTGADAQEPGHG
- the crcB gene encoding fluoride efflux transporter CrcB yields the protein MLNSLLAIAVGATLGSWARWGLSVWLNSLHASVPMGTLAANLGGGYLIGLAVAWFGASQGVAPEWRLFVITGLLGGLTTFSTFSAETVQLLQRESYGWALVTIALHLLGSLAMTVLGIVTMRWLRM
- a CDS encoding acetyl-CoA hydrolase/transferase family protein, giving the protein MSDRIRHPGLRDRRMSAAQAAALIRPGMTVAMSGFTGAGYPKAVPQALAAQIEQAHDAGEAFRIKVLTGASTAPELDGVLARAQGIELRLPYQSDPALRDRINAGELDYIDLHLSHVAQYTWFGFYGAVDVAVIEVTAITEDGRLVPSSSVGNNKTWLDQADKVILEVNRWQPEALEGMHDVYYGTALPPNRKPIPLLHPDDRIGEAYLRCDPDKIIAIVDTDAPDRNSPFTPPDADSKQIAAHLLDFYAHEVRRGRLTPQLLPLQSGVGNIANAVLTGLAQAGYRDLTAFTEVIQDGMLELLKSGVVRMASATSFSLSPAGIDEFLAHLDHYRQRIVLRTQEISNHPELVRRLGCIAMNGMIEADLYGNINSTHVAGTRIMNGIGGSGDFARNAYLSVFMSPSTAKGGRISSIVPMASHVDHTEHDVMVVVTEQGLADLRGLAPKQRAQRVIDACAHPQYRPMLQDYFDRASRESYGKHTPHLLTEALSWHQRFIETGDMRLS
- a CDS encoding helix-turn-helix transcriptional regulator is translated as MRRADRLFLLIHALRGRRSALTAQRLAETLAVSLRTVYRDVADLQRSGVPIEGEAGVGYMLRKGSDIPPLMFTADELEALVVGTRFVRAFGGVRLGREAAAALLKIEAVLPPELRERSERTRIFAPEVDRLENSGLIDDLHAAVTSAQVLRMRYRDNDARASEREIEPLCLAFWGGSWTLGAWCRLREDFRNFRPDRIVDYSPTGETFVESKERGLAAYLRAANPLK
- a CDS encoding NIPSNAP family protein, which produces MRNNEMASRTAPSTANRHGAPGARAVDRYRRLLLQLAASAQAMVLLPLRAVARPSRTATPAATAGAAGDGRHDFDFLHGQWQIRNERLKRRLESSGNPGPGDWEIFGASQWCQPMLGGIGNVDDFVSDWQRPGSAERFIGMTLRLFSPESRQWSIYWAGNHDGRLEPPMVGHFDHGTGTFLGLAEHAGRPVQVRFIWNQVSANTAHWQQAFSPDQGESWETNWHMWFRRTDEQGHLLHDDGVIELRQYTLRPGRRDELVELFEREFIEPQEAVGMHVIGQFRDLDQDDRFVWMRGFADMQVRAEALNGFYSGPTWGRHREAANATMIDSDDVLLLRPARPDSALPHSAERSADAKAATSKGLVEAGICHLDAAADAGFLARFEQNMAPRLRAAGAEIIGIYITEAAPNTFPRLPVREGEPVLVWFARFADVDAHHRYESALLADGLWNTAVAQALLDGLRQPPQRLRLAPTPRSELRI